The nucleotide sequence AATGGAAAACGCGTTGCGATTCTAGCCGAAGATGATTTTGAGGACTCCGAGCTTTTGGAGCCAATGAAAGCGATGCAAGACGCTGACGCCAGGGTGGTGGTTGTGGGTAGCGGGTCAAAACCAAAGTACAGAGGGAAAAGAGGCGGAGAGGTAATGGCGGACACAACTGCGGATAAAGTTAAGGCTGAAGACTTTGATGTCATTATCATTCCCGGGGGTTACGCCCCTGACAAGATGCGTCTCCATCCACCCATGATTGATATTGTCCGGCAGGCTTACCAGGCTGGTAAAGTTGTCGCCGCTATTTGTCACGGGCCCCAACTGCTCATATCAGCCGAAGTGGTCAGGGGAAAGCGCGTCACCTCCTGGCCGTCGGTGGCAATTGACCTCCAGAATGCCGGTGCCCAGTGGATTGACGAGCCGGTGGTCATTGATGGCAACCTGATTACCTCCCGCAAACCGGCTGACATTCCCCGCTTCAATAAAGCGATCATTGAATCTGTAACGGTAAAGCAAGGCCAGTAAAATAGCAAGGAGAAAGGAGCCAGTGATGAAACAATTTGGAGAACTATTCCAGACCGCCGATTGGAAAACAGAAAAGCATATTCCCGTAATCGAGTGCCCGGACCGGGTCAAGGCCGGTGAACTATTCCCGGTAAAAGTTACCCTGGGCAAGGAAATCGCCCACCCCAACACCACCGAGCATCATATCCGCTGGATTTCGGTATATTTCCATCCGGAGGGAGAAAAGTTCACCTATCAGATCGGGAACTTTGAATTCTCGGCCCACGGCGAATCTACGGAAGGCCCCGATAAAAGCTCGATCTACACTCACCATGAGGTGAGCCTGTCCATCAAGACGGGTAAAGCCGGCGTCATCTATGCCTCAGCCCTTTGCAACATTCACGGACTCTGGCAGTCGGCCAAAGAGGTAACCCTGGGGTAGTCTCAAAGGTCATCATCCCACCCAGAGAGCTTTATGAAGCCCGGAGAGAACAAGAATGGCGCAGTTTAACGGGGTAAACCACCTGGCGATGGCTACCGGAGACATGGATGAGACCATCCGTTTCTGGAGGGACCTCCTTGGGATGCGGCTTGTTGCCGGACTGGGGCAGCCGGGATACCGGCATTACTTCTTTGAAATTTCCGGGACTGACCTCATCGCCTTTTTTGAATGGCCGGGGGTTGAGCCGGTGCCAAACAAGGAACACGGCCGCCCGGTAAAAGGGCCGTTTATTTTTGACCATGTGTCCTTCGGTGTTGCCAGCGAAGATGACCTCTGGGAGCTTAAAGACAGGCTTGAAGCCGCCGGCTTCCCGGTATCCGATGTCATTGACCACGGGTTCATTCACTCTATCTATGCCCATGACCCCAATGGTATCCCCATCGAGTTTTCCCATAATGTGCCCGGAATTGATATCCGCAAAAGTCCCCAGATGAGAGACAAAGCGCCATCTCCGGTAACACTGGCCGGCGCCGAACCTCAGGAAAGGGTATGGCCCGGAGTAACGCAGTCTACGCCTTCAGAGAAGCGGGTAGTCTATCCCGGTGCCGGGAGTGAACTGTTCCACGGCAAGACTGTCCCCTAACGGGGGAGATACCAGTATCCAGGTTGCGCGCGCCAGAGATAACATCGCAACCGATGACCGGAGAAGATCACGGGTGAAGGCTCCTCAGTGACGCTTATCATAAAAATCGAAGGGAAGGAGTAAACAGATGGCGAAAGTAGCTATAGAAATGGTAGAAAGGGCTGGAATCAATGTAAAAGAACTGCTCCAATTACTGGTCAACAATGCCGCGGCCGAGTTAACAACTTATTATTACTATACCATTCTCAGGGCGAACCTTATTGGACTGGATGGTGAGACGATCAAGGAAATTGCGGAGACCGCCAGGATCGAAGACCGTAACCACTTTGAGGCGCTTGTTCCCCGGATATACGAGCTGGGTGGTAAATTACCGGAGAGCATGGTCGATTTTCATGACTGCTCGGCTTGCCCACCCGCCGCCCTGCCTGAGAACCCCAGGGACATAACCGCAATGCTCACGGTACTGGTAGAAGCGGAAAGATGCGCGGTCAGGGGGTATACGAACATCTGCAATATTACCGCCGGTAAAGACCATCGCACCTATGACCTGGCGCTATCTATCCTCAATGAGGAGATACAGCACGAGTCCTGGTTTTCCGAGTTCCTGGGTGAAGGCCCTTCCGGGCACTTCCTGAGACGCGGTGAGACTTCTCCCTTTGTTTCCAAGTTTCTGAGGTAGCCGCGGGGTGAAGAATTGCAGGAGGAGGTCAAATAATCGCCGACCCCCTTCGTGATTCCGGCAATAGTAAGAAACGTTGATTGATTTCTTTCAGAGCCTGCATCCGGTGTTACAGGCGCTCCTGGCGACGTGTTTTACCTGGGGATTGACCGCCGCCGGAGCCGCCGCGGTGTTTACAGCCAAAGAAGTGAGCCGCAGAGTCCTGGACGCCATGCTCGGCTTTGCGGCCGGTGTCATGATTGCCGCCAGCTTCTGGTCATTACTGGCGCCCGCTATCGAGATGTCCGAGGGCAAAGATATACCTTCGTGGATGCCGGCCGTGATCGGTTTCCTGATGGGTGGGGTATTCCTGAGAG is from Dehalococcoidales bacterium and encodes:
- the dps gene encoding DNA protection during starvation protein, with product MAKVAIEMVERAGINVKELLQLLVNNAAAELTTYYYYTILRANLIGLDGETIKEIAETARIEDRNHFEALVPRIYELGGKLPESMVDFHDCSACPPAALPENPRDITAMLTVLVEAERCAVRGYTNICNITAGKDHRTYDLALSILNEEIQHESWFSEFLGEGPSGHFLRRGETSPFVSKFLR
- a CDS encoding VOC family protein encodes the protein MAQFNGVNHLAMATGDMDETIRFWRDLLGMRLVAGLGQPGYRHYFFEISGTDLIAFFEWPGVEPVPNKEHGRPVKGPFIFDHVSFGVASEDDLWELKDRLEAAGFPVSDVIDHGFIHSIYAHDPNGIPIEFSHNVPGIDIRKSPQMRDKAPSPVTLAGAEPQERVWPGVTQSTPSEKRVVYPGAGSELFHGKTVP
- a CDS encoding type 1 glutamine amidotransferase domain-containing protein, whose protein sequence is NGKRVAILAEDDFEDSELLEPMKAMQDADARVVVVGSGSKPKYRGKRGGEVMADTTADKVKAEDFDVIIIPGGYAPDKMRLHPPMIDIVRQAYQAGKVVAAICHGPQLLISAEVVRGKRVTSWPSVAIDLQNAGAQWIDEPVVIDGNLITSRKPADIPRFNKAIIESVTVKQGQ
- a CDS encoding class II SORL domain-containing protein, with the translated sequence MKQFGELFQTADWKTEKHIPVIECPDRVKAGELFPVKVTLGKEIAHPNTTEHHIRWISVYFHPEGEKFTYQIGNFEFSAHGESTEGPDKSSIYTHHEVSLSIKTGKAGVIYASALCNIHGLWQSAKEVTLG